Genomic DNA from Thermus amyloliquefaciens:
AAGCCTGGCGGAAGACCTTGTCAAACTCCCCTAGCTCCACGTACACCTTGCGGTTCAGGTGCTTGTTGTAGATGACGCCGGGGAGCTTCCCCGCACGGCGCAAGGCGGCGGGCTTCTCCCCTTCCCGGTACTGGGCTTTCAAACGGTATTCCATGTCTCCTCCTAGCAAAAGGCGAAGGCCCCCAAGGGGCACACTATGGGAAAGCTTAGCACATCCCCTTGCCTTCCTTCCACACCTCAGATCAAGGCGCTCACCGACTGGTTGGTGTGCACGTGCTGGATGGCCTGCGCCAGGAGTTCGGCGGTGGAAAGCACGGTGTAGCCCCCGTCCTTGAGGGGGATGGTGTCGGTGAAAATCACCTCCCGGATGGCAGGGTGGGCGAGGTTCTCCCTGGCCTCCCCCACCAACACGGGGTGGGTGGCCATGACCACCACCTCGGGCAAGGCCCCCGCCTGGAGAAGGGCCTCCACCCCCCGCCGGATGGTCCCCCCGGTGGAGACGATGTCGTCTATGATCAGGGGCCTCTTCCCCGCCACCTCCCCGATCACGTAGGTGACCGCGGTCTCCTTGGGGCCATAGCGGCGCTTGGCCAGCATGGCAAAGGGCAGGCCCAACCGTTCGGAAAGCCGCCTCGCCTCCTCCGCCCGGCCGGCATCCGGGGAGACCACCACGGCGTTTTCCGTATATCCCCTTTCCTGCATGTAGCGGGCAAAAAGGCGCACCGCGGAGAGGTGGTCCACGGGGATGTCAAAAAAGCCCTGGATCTGGGGAGCGTGCAGGTCAATGGCGATCACCCGGTGTACCCCCACCGCCTCCAGGAGGCCCGCCACCAGCTTGGCGCTCACCGGCTCCCGGCCCTGGGTCTGCTTGTCCTGGCGGGCGTAGCCGAAGTAGGGGATCACGGCGTTGATGCGCCCGGCGGAGCTCCTGCGGGCGGCATCGGCCAGGAGGAGGAGTTCCATCAGGTGGTCGTTGACCGGGGGGCAGGTGGGCTGGATGAGGTAGACATCCTCCCCCCGCACGCTCTCCAGAAGGCGCACCCGCACCTCGCCGTCGGGGAAGCGATCCACCAGGGCTTTGCCTAGGGGTACCCCTAAGGCCTCCGCCACCCGCCGGGCCAGATCGGGGTGGGCATTCCCCGTGAAGATCCGGATTTCCATGGGCCCCTCCCCTTTCAGTATGCCAAAAGGGCCTGGGCCAGAAGACCAAGCCGCCTCGAGGCCTCCTCCAAAAAGGCCTGGAAGTCCCTGGCCGCCCCCTCCCCAGCCCCATCGGTCACCGCGCGGATCAAGGCCATGGGGTGGCGGAAGCGCCAGGCCACCATGAGGGCCGCCGCCCCCTCCATCTCCACCGCCTGGGCCCCGTGGAGCCGGGCAAGCCTCTCCGCCTCCTTCCGATCCGCCAGGAACCGGTCCCCCG
This window encodes:
- a CDS encoding ribose-phosphate diphosphokinase, giving the protein MEIRIFTGNAHPDLARRVAEALGVPLGKALVDRFPDGEVRVRLLESVRGEDVYLIQPTCPPVNDHLMELLLLADAARRSSAGRINAVIPYFGYARQDKQTQGREPVSAKLVAGLLEAVGVHRVIAIDLHAPQIQGFFDIPVDHLSAVRLFARYMQERGYTENAVVVSPDAGRAEEARRLSERLGLPFAMLAKRRYGPKETAVTYVIGEVAGKRPLIIDDIVSTGGTIRRGVEALLQAGALPEVVVMATHPVLVGEARENLAHPAIREVIFTDTIPLKDGGYTVLSTAELLAQAIQHVHTNQSVSALI